One stretch of Cygnus olor isolate bCygOlo1 chromosome 1, bCygOlo1.pri.v2, whole genome shotgun sequence DNA includes these proteins:
- the GPR15 gene encoding G-protein coupled receptor 15, whose product MRTAWPEMDLSQLSPVTMVTLNYDDYFYEDNCQYKHLQHMTTFLPILYTVVFLVGIIGNSILIAALVFKRRVQRLIDVFIINLAASDFIFLITLPFWVDKEASDGSWRVGSFLCKASSFIISVNMYCSILLLTCMSADRYLAIMYPAVARRVRTRSYSTGLCICVWLLSCCLGIPTLLSRELKERYGKTYCTDKAVTESKQIVSLMMLILAFFFPLLSILTFYCSITRRLCMHYQRSGKHDKKLRKSIKIVFIVVAAFVISWVPFNLFKLMAILLGLRKVPDCFPDMVAQVGVKVSSPFAFANSCANPFIYYCFDNYIRRAMLRCLCPWVKVSSSGSVSDTLDTRLSHSLSNFIVGEYAARKRKRSVSL is encoded by the coding sequence ATGAGGACAGCCTGGCCAGAAATGGACCTCAGCCAGCTTTCGCCTGTGACTATGGTCACTTTGAACTACGATGACTACTTTTATGAGGACAACTGCCAGTACAAGCATCTGCAGCACATGACTACTTTCCTCCCCATCCTGTACACTGTCGTGTTCCTGGTGGGCATCATTGGCAACTCCATCCTGATAGCGGCCTTGGTGTTCAAGCGCCGGGTCCAGAGGCTTATCGACGTCTTCATCATCAACCTCGCTGCTTCTGACTTCATCTTCCTCATCACGCTGCCGTTCTGGGTGGACAAGGAGGCATCGGACGGGAGCTGGAGGGTAGGATCTTTCCTCTGTAAAGCCAGTTCTTTTATCATCTCCGTCAACATGTACTGCAGCATCCTCCTTCTCACTTGCATGAGTGCGGACCGGTACCTTGCCATCATGTACCCTGCTGTCGCCAGAAGGGTCAGAACCAGATCCTATTCCACCGGCCTCTGCATCTGCGTCTGGTTATTATCCTGCTGCTTGGGGATACCGACCCTTCTGTCCAGGGAACTGAAGGAGCGCTACGGCAAGACGTACTGCACAGACAAAGCCGTGACAGAATCCAAACAGATCGTGTCGCTGATGATGTTGATCCTGGCCTTCTTCTTCCCGCTGTTGAGCATCCTGACCTTTTACTGCTCCATCACCAGGAGGCTCTGCATGCATTACCAGAGGTCCGGGAAACACGataagaaactgagaaaatccATCAAGATCGTCTTCATTGTAGTGGCTGCTTTTGTCATCTCCTGGGTCCCCTTCAACCTTTTCAAGCTTATGGCCATCCTGTTGGGACTGCGGAAAGTGCCCGACTGTTTTCCTGACATGGTGGCCCAGGTGGGCGTGAAGGTGAGCAGCCCCTTTGCCTTCGCCAACAGCTGTGCCAACCCCTTCATTTACTACTGCTTTGACAACTACATCCGCAGGGCCATGCTCAGGTGCCTGTGCCCGTGGGTGAAAGTCAGCAGCAGCGGCAGTGTCTCTGACACTTTGGACACCCGCTTGAGCCACTCCTTATCCAATTTCATCGTGGGGGAGTATGCTGCTAGGAAGAGGAAGCGCTCGGTGTCCCTCTGA
- the CLDND1 gene encoding claudin domain-containing protein 1 codes for MMDNRFATALVIACVLSLISTIYMAASIGTDFWYEYHTLSPAENITEAGRSVWEEFVSEEADEKTYTDALFRCNGTVGLWRRCITVPKNSHWYSPPETDMTTNCISFSLSDQFMEKYIEPGNHNSGTDLNRTYLWRLQFLLPFVSLGLMCFGALIGLCACACRSLYPAIATGVLHFLAGLCTLGLVGCYVAGIELLHKKLPLPDDVRGEFGWSFCLACVSAPLQFMAAALFIWAARTNRKEFTLLKAYRVA; via the exons ATGATGGATAACCGTTTTGCTACAGCGCTCGTAATTGCCTGCGTTCTCAGCCTCATCTCCACCATATACATGGCGGCTTCCATTGGCACTGATTTTTGGTACGAATACCacaccctgtccccagctgagAACATTACAGAGGCTGGCAGGAGCGTCTGGGAAGAATTTGTCAGCGAAGAGGCAGATGAGAAGACTTACACAGATGCGCTCTTTCGGTGCAACGGCACAGTTGGGTTGTGGCGGAGGTGTATCACTGTACCCAAAAACTCTCACTGGTACAGCCCACCAG aaACTGATATGACTACAAACTGCATCAGTTTTTCCCTCTCTGATCAGTTTATGGAAAAGTACATAGAGCCTGGAAATCACAACAGTGGCACGGATTTGAATCGGACTT ATCTCTGGCGATTGCAGTTTCTCCTGCCCTTTGTCAGCCTTGGTCTCATGTGCTTTGGAGCTCTGATTGGGCTATGTGCATGTGCCTGTCGCAGCCTGTACCCTGCCATCGCAACCGGCGTCCTCCATTTCCTCGCAG gaCTTTGTACGCTGGGCCTGGTTGGCTGCTATGTAGCTGGGATCGAGCTGCTCCATAAGAAGCTGCCCCTGCCTGACGACGTGAGGGGTGAATTCGGCTGGTCCTTCTGCCTAGCCTGTGTCTCGGCACCTCTGCAGTTCATGGCGGCCGCTCTCTTCATCTGGGCAGCTCGCACCAACAGGAAGGAATTCACTCTCTTGAAAGCGTACCGTGTAGCATAA